In Pseudomonas deceptionensis, a single window of DNA contains:
- the uraD gene encoding 2-oxo-4-hydroxy-4-carboxy-5-ureidoimidazoline decarboxylase — protein MSTFKTLKPSTLSREAFVAAFADIYEHSPWVAEKAFDLGLDSSVDTIETLHQRMSDILLSADHASQLALINAHPDLAGKAAVQGQLTEASTHEQAGAGIHQCTAEEFQRFTELNDAYKAKFKFPFIMAVKGSDRHQILAAFETRIHNPADVEFKCALAEINKIALFRLLQL, from the coding sequence CATTCGTGGCGGCCTTTGCCGATATTTACGAACACTCGCCCTGGGTTGCCGAAAAAGCCTTCGACCTGGGCCTGGACAGCAGCGTCGACACCATCGAGACCCTGCACCAGCGCATGAGTGACATTTTGTTGAGCGCCGATCACGCCAGCCAGCTGGCCTTGATCAACGCTCACCCGGACCTGGCGGGCAAAGCAGCCGTTCAGGGCCAACTGACCGAAGCCAGCACCCATGAACAGGCTGGCGCCGGTATTCACCAATGCACGGCCGAAGAGTTCCAACGCTTCACCGAGCTGAACGACGCCTACAAAGCCAAGTTCAAGTTTCCCTTCATCATGGCGGTAAAAGGCAGCGACCGGCACCAGATCCTCGCCGCGTTCGAGACACGCATCCACAACCCGGCAGACGTCGAGTTCAAATGCGCGTTGGCAGAAATCAACAAAATTGCCCTGTTCCGATTGCTCCAGCTCTAA
- the alc gene encoding allantoicase, which translates to MKAYAVPFEKFVNLADARLGTKIVSVTDDWFADANRMFQPTPAVWKEGVFDDNGKWMDGWESRRKRFEGYDSAVIRLGVPGSIKGVDIDTSFFTGNFPPSASLEACFLASGEPTEDTHWVEVLSAVELQGNSHHYHEISNDQAFSHLRFNIYPDGGVARLRVYGVPFRDWSTVGDNEQVDLAAALNGGRALACSDEHFGRMSNILNPGRGINMGDGWETARRRTPGNDWVIVALGHAGEIEKIIVDTLHFKGNYPDTCSIQGAFVKGGTDSQIETQSLFWRELLPSQKLEMHAEHSFSEQIKALGPITHIRLNLFPDGGISRLRILGKVAK; encoded by the coding sequence ATGAAAGCTTACGCCGTACCTTTCGAGAAGTTCGTCAACCTGGCCGATGCCCGCCTGGGCACCAAAATCGTTTCGGTAACCGATGACTGGTTCGCCGACGCCAACCGCATGTTCCAGCCGACCCCGGCCGTATGGAAGGAGGGCGTTTTCGATGACAACGGCAAGTGGATGGACGGCTGGGAGTCCCGCCGCAAGCGCTTTGAAGGTTATGACAGTGCCGTCATCCGTCTTGGCGTTCCAGGCTCGATCAAGGGTGTGGACATCGACACTTCATTCTTCACCGGCAACTTTCCGCCGTCTGCCTCCCTTGAGGCCTGTTTCCTGGCCTCGGGCGAACCAACCGAAGACACTCATTGGGTAGAAGTGCTGTCGGCTGTCGAGCTGCAAGGCAACAGCCATCACTACCACGAGATCAGCAATGATCAGGCGTTCAGCCACTTGCGCTTCAACATCTACCCGGACGGTGGTGTAGCACGCCTGCGCGTGTACGGCGTGCCGTTCCGCGACTGGTCGACAGTGGGCGACAACGAACAGGTCGACCTGGCTGCAGCCCTTAACGGTGGCCGCGCCCTCGCCTGCTCCGACGAACACTTCGGGCGCATGAGCAACATCCTCAACCCGGGCCGTGGCATCAACATGGGCGACGGCTGGGAAACTGCACGCCGTCGTACGCCGGGCAATGACTGGGTCATCGTCGCGCTGGGCCATGCGGGCGAGATCGAAAAAATCATCGTCGACACCTTGCACTTCAAAGGCAACTACCCGGACACCTGCTCGATTCAGGGCGCGTTCGTCAAAGGCGGCACCGACAGCCAGATCGAAACCCAGTCGTTGTTCTGGCGCGAACTGCTGCCGAGCCAAAAACTTGAAATGCACGCCGAGCACAGCTTCAGTGAGCAGATCAAAGCCCTGGGCCCGATCACCCACATCCGCCTCAACCTGTTCCCGGACGGCGGTATAAGCCGCCTGCGCATTTTGGGGAAAGTAGCGAAGTAA
- a CDS encoding ureidoglycolate lyase, whose protein sequence is MRTLMIEPLTKEAFAPFGDVIETDGSDHFMINNGSTMRFHRLAEVETATPEDKAIISIFRAEAQDMPFTVRMLERHPLGSQAFIPLLGNPFLIVVAPVGDEPVSGLVRAFVSNGRQGINYHRGVWHHPVLTIEKRDDFLVVDRSGTGNNCDEHFFKEDELLILAPHQ, encoded by the coding sequence ATGCGCACATTGATGATTGAACCGCTGACCAAAGAAGCCTTCGCCCCTTTCGGTGACGTAATCGAAACCGATGGCAGCGACCACTTCATGATCAATAACGGTTCGACCATGCGCTTTCATCGTCTGGCCGAGGTCGAAACGGCTACGCCAGAAGACAAGGCGATCATCAGCATTTTCCGCGCCGAAGCGCAGGACATGCCGTTTACCGTACGCATGCTGGAGCGCCATCCGCTGGGCAGCCAGGCTTTTATCCCGCTGCTCGGCAACCCCTTTCTGATCGTGGTCGCGCCCGTTGGCGATGAACCTGTATCAGGCTTGGTCCGAGCCTTTGTCAGTAATGGCAGGCAGGGCATTAATTACCATCGCGGCGTTTGGCACCATCCGGTGCTGACGATCGAAAAGCGGGATGACTTCCTGGTGGTTGATCGCAGTGGCACAGGCAATAACTGCGATGAGCATTTCTTTAAAGAGGATGAGTTGTTGATCCTCGCCCCCCACCAATAA
- a CDS encoding urate hydroxylase PuuD yields the protein MEAHLMEWLNLSVRWIHMITGVAWIGASFYFVWLENNLNRSNPKEGLAGDLWAIHGGGIYHLEKYKLAPPTMPDNLHWFKWEAYFTWMSGIALLCLVFYFNPALYLIAPGSSMSGPEAVAIGIGSLIAGWFIYDFLCDSALGKRPALLGFVLFVLLVAAAFGLSKVFSGRGAYLHVGAIIGTIMVGNVFRTIMPAQRALVAAIKEGRSPDPALPAKGLLRSRHNNYFTLPVLFIMISNHFPSTYGSQYNWLILAGIAVLAVLVRHYFNTRHNSHKFAWTLPVAALGMICLAYVTGPKPAPTAPEVAKVIKYQPLPETAMGGVKAADAPPPAPAPAAPAAPVASVDFEKVHVVIQERCTVCHSATPTSPLFSAAPAGVMFDTAQQIKLMAPRIQAQAISSPIMPLGNITQMTQQERDLVGAWISAGAQTN from the coding sequence GTGGAAGCACATCTAATGGAATGGCTGAATCTGAGCGTGCGCTGGATTCATATGATCACCGGCGTGGCCTGGATTGGCGCCTCGTTTTACTTTGTCTGGCTTGAAAACAACCTGAACCGGAGCAACCCCAAAGAAGGGCTGGCCGGGGATTTGTGGGCCATTCACGGCGGCGGCATTTACCACCTCGAAAAATACAAGCTGGCCCCACCGACCATGCCGGACAACCTGCACTGGTTCAAATGGGAAGCCTACTTCACCTGGATGTCAGGCATTGCCTTGCTGTGTCTGGTGTTCTACTTCAACCCCGCGCTGTACCTGATTGCTCCAGGCTCCAGCATGAGCGGTCCCGAAGCAGTTGCCATCGGTATCGGCTCGCTGATTGCCGGCTGGTTCATTTACGACTTTCTCTGCGACTCCGCCCTGGGCAAACGCCCGGCGTTGCTCGGTTTCGTCCTGTTTGTGTTGCTGGTTGCGGCAGCCTTCGGCCTGAGCAAAGTGTTCAGCGGCCGTGGTGCGTACCTGCATGTGGGCGCCATCATCGGCACCATCATGGTGGGTAACGTGTTCCGCACCATCATGCCCGCCCAGCGCGCACTGGTCGCCGCGATCAAGGAAGGCCGCAGCCCCGACCCGGCGCTGCCGGCCAAAGGCCTGTTGCGTTCACGCCACAACAACTACTTCACCTTGCCGGTGCTGTTCATCATGATCAGCAACCACTTCCCGAGCACTTATGGCAGCCAGTACAACTGGTTGATCCTGGCCGGGATTGCGGTGCTGGCCGTGTTGGTTCGTCACTACTTCAACACTCGCCACAACAGCCATAAATTTGCCTGGACCCTGCCCGTCGCGGCACTGGGCATGATTTGCCTGGCTTACGTCACAGGCCCAAAACCTGCGCCAACCGCCCCTGAAGTGGCCAAAGTGATCAAGTACCAGCCGCTTCCGGAAACCGCTATGGGCGGCGTCAAAGCCGCGGATGCCCCGCCGCCTGCACCGGCACCTGCTGCCCCCGCAGCGCCAGTGGCCAGCGTTGACTTCGAAAAAGTCCATGTGGTGATCCAGGAGCGTTGCACGGTTTGTCATTCCGCCACCCCCACCAGCCCCCTGTTCAGTGCGGCCCCGGCAGGCGTGATGTTCGACACCGCGCAACAGATCAAGCTCATGGCCCCGCGCATCCAGGCCCAGGCCATCTCCAGTCCGATAATGCCGCTGGGGAACATCACACAGATGACCCAACAGGAACGCGACCTGGTCGGCGCCTGGATCAGTGCAGGAGCCCAGACCAACTGA
- a CDS encoding nucleobase:cation symporter-2 family protein: MSDLTEPRIPAITAPPPLARLPMLQLILVGLQHVLLMYGGAVAVPLIIGQAAGLSREEIAFLINADLLVAGVATIVQSMGIGPMGIRMPVMMGASFAAVGSMVAMAGMPGIGLTGIFGATIAAGFFGMIIAPFMSKVVRFFPPLVTGTVITSIGLSLFPVAVNWAGGGSAAAQFGSPTYLAIAALVLGTILLINRFMRGFWVNISVLIGMALGYVLSGAIGMVDLSGLDNTPWFQIVTPLHFGMPEFHLAPILSMCLVVVIIFVESTGMFLALGKITDQEVTPRMLRRGLLCDAGASFIAGFFNTFTHSSFAQNIGLVQMTGVRCRSVTIMAGVFLITLSLLPKAAYLVASIPPAVLGGAAIAMFGMVAATGIKILQEADIADRRNQLLVAVSIGMGLIPVVRPEFFAHLPLWMDPITHSGIAMAAVSAVCLNLMFNVLGGAGRAAMSGHVHQH; the protein is encoded by the coding sequence ATGTCCGATTTAACCGAACCGCGCATACCCGCCATAACCGCGCCGCCCCCGCTGGCGCGGCTACCCATGCTGCAACTGATCCTGGTCGGTTTGCAGCATGTGCTGCTGATGTATGGCGGCGCCGTGGCCGTGCCGCTGATCATCGGACAGGCCGCAGGCCTGAGTCGGGAAGAAATCGCCTTTTTGATCAACGCCGACCTGCTGGTGGCGGGTGTCGCCACCATCGTGCAATCGATGGGTATCGGCCCCATGGGCATTCGCATGCCGGTCATGATGGGGGCCAGTTTTGCCGCCGTCGGCAGCATGGTGGCAATGGCCGGAATGCCGGGTATCGGCCTGACCGGGATCTTCGGCGCAACCATCGCCGCAGGCTTTTTCGGGATGATCATTGCGCCGTTCATGTCCAAGGTGGTCCGCTTCTTCCCACCCCTGGTCACCGGCACCGTGATTACTTCGATCGGCCTGTCCCTGTTCCCCGTTGCGGTCAACTGGGCCGGTGGCGGCAGTGCTGCTGCGCAGTTCGGTTCCCCGACGTATCTGGCCATTGCGGCACTGGTGCTGGGAACCATCCTGCTGATCAACCGCTTCATGCGTGGCTTTTGGGTCAACATTTCGGTATTGATCGGCATGGCCCTGGGCTATGTACTGTCAGGCGCAATCGGCATGGTCGACCTCTCCGGCCTGGACAACACCCCCTGGTTCCAGATCGTCACCCCGCTGCACTTCGGCATGCCTGAGTTTCACCTGGCACCGATCCTTTCCATGTGCCTGGTGGTGGTGATCATTTTTGTCGAGTCCACCGGGATGTTCCTGGCGCTGGGCAAAATCACCGACCAGGAGGTCACTCCACGCATGCTGCGCCGTGGCTTGCTGTGTGATGCCGGGGCGTCGTTCATTGCAGGTTTCTTCAACACCTTCACCCACTCCTCATTCGCCCAGAACATTGGTCTGGTGCAAATGACCGGCGTGCGTTGCCGCTCGGTGACGATCATGGCCGGTGTATTTCTGATCACCCTGAGCCTGCTGCCCAAGGCGGCGTATCTGGTGGCCTCCATTCCGCCTGCGGTACTGGGCGGCGCAGCCATCGCCATGTTCGGCATGGTCGCGGCCACGGGGATCAAGATCCTGCAGGAAGCCGACATTGCCGACCGCCGCAATCAGTTGCTGGTAGCCGTCAGTATCGGCATGGGCCTGATCCCGGTGGTGCGCCCCGAGTTCTTCGCCCACCTGCCACTGTGGATGGACCCCATCACCCACAGCGGCATCGCCATGGCCGCCGTCAGTGCGGTATGCCTGAACCTGATGTTCAACGTACTGGGCGGCGCCGGCCGTGCAGCCATGAGCGGTCACGTGCATCAGCACTGA
- a CDS encoding outer membrane protein OmpK produces MNCKHWGVTLAGGFLAAGQAMAGDLFLWQTNSLTYLYGKNFAINPSIQQTVTFEHADKWKYGDNFLFVDRIFYNGKEDPNKGPHTYYGEFSPRLSLGKIFDRKFEYGPIKDVLLAMTYEYGEGDSEAYLIGPGFDLAVPGFNYFTLNFYRRHTEGPRPGTGTWQITPSFSYTIPLGRSNLLIDGYMDWVVDNDQNSRGTYHSNLHLNPQIKYDLGKAMGFGEKQLYVGIEYSYWKDKYGVENSSRLDTNQNTASALVKVHF; encoded by the coding sequence ATGAACTGCAAACACTGGGGCGTCACGCTCGCGGGTGGTTTTCTGGCTGCCGGTCAGGCAATGGCCGGTGATCTGTTTTTGTGGCAAACCAACAGCCTGACTTACCTCTACGGCAAGAACTTCGCGATCAACCCTTCGATCCAGCAAACCGTCACCTTCGAGCATGCCGACAAGTGGAAATACGGTGACAACTTCCTGTTTGTCGACCGCATTTTCTACAACGGCAAGGAAGACCCCAACAAAGGCCCGCATACCTACTACGGCGAGTTCAGCCCGCGCCTGTCTCTGGGCAAGATCTTCGACCGCAAGTTTGAGTACGGCCCGATCAAGGACGTGTTGCTGGCCATGACCTATGAGTACGGCGAAGGCGACAGCGAGGCGTATCTGATCGGCCCCGGCTTTGACCTGGCGGTACCCGGCTTCAACTACTTCACCCTGAACTTCTACCGTCGCCATACCGAAGGCCCGCGCCCTGGCACCGGTACCTGGCAGATTACCCCGTCGTTTTCCTACACCATCCCCTTGGGTCGCTCCAACCTGCTGATCGACGGCTACATGGACTGGGTGGTCGACAATGACCAGAACTCACGCGGCACCTATCACTCCAACCTGCATTTGAACCCGCAGATCAAATATGACCTGGGCAAAGCCATGGGTTTTGGTGAAAAACAGCTGTATGTCGGGATTGAATACAGCTATTGGAAAGACAAGTACGGGGTCGAAAACAGCAGTCGCCTGGACACTAACCAAAACACCGCCAGCGCCCTGGTCAAAGTGCACTTTTAA
- a CDS encoding outer membrane protein OmpK, with product MKRTLTSLMLAGSMLGGAPAIAGDLLQWQTNSLTYLYGKDFQVNPKIQQTLTFEHADSWKYGDNFLFVDRIFYNGKKDGNVGPNTYYGEITPRLSFGKIFDQKIEFGPIKDVLLAMTYEFGEGDTDAYLIGPGFDLNVPGFDYFQLNFYQRFPEGSRAGKGVWQITPVWAYTLPVGNSDVLIDGYIDWVVDNDQNSRGTYHANLHFNPQIKYDLGKALNWGAKQLYVGVEYDYWKNKYGIEDSSSFKTNQDTASLLVKYHF from the coding sequence ATGAAGCGCACTCTTACCAGCCTGATGCTTGCGGGGAGCATGTTGGGCGGGGCTCCGGCAATCGCCGGCGACCTGCTGCAGTGGCAAACCAACAGCCTGACTTACTTGTACGGCAAAGACTTCCAGGTCAATCCAAAGATCCAGCAAACCCTGACCTTCGAGCACGCGGACAGCTGGAAGTACGGTGACAACTTCCTGTTTGTCGACCGCATCTTCTACAACGGTAAAAAAGACGGCAACGTCGGCCCGAATACCTATTACGGCGAGATCACCCCGCGCTTGTCGTTCGGCAAGATCTTTGACCAGAAGATTGAATTCGGCCCGATCAAAGACGTGCTGCTGGCCATGACTTACGAGTTTGGCGAAGGCGACACCGACGCTTACCTGATCGGCCCGGGTTTTGACCTGAACGTGCCGGGCTTTGACTACTTCCAGCTGAACTTCTATCAGCGCTTCCCGGAAGGCAGCCGCGCAGGCAAAGGCGTATGGCAGATCACTCCGGTATGGGCCTACACCCTGCCCGTGGGCAACTCCGATGTGCTGATCGACGGTTACATTGACTGGGTGGTCGACAACGACCAGAACTCGCGCGGCACCTACCACGCCAACCTGCACTTCAACCCACAGATCAAATACGACCTGGGCAAGGCCTTGAACTGGGGCGCCAAGCAGTTGTACGTCGGTGTTGAATACGACTACTGGAAAAACAAGTACGGCATCGAAGACAGCAGCTCGTTCAAAACCAATCAGGACACCGCGAGCCTGTTGGTCAAGTACCACTTCTGA
- a CDS encoding TetR/AcrR family transcriptional regulator, whose translation MAPKARSQMIEETRGKLLEAARLAFGSVGYAQTSMDELTASVGLTRGALYHHFGDKKGLFQAVAQQIDAELDAQLAQVLEQAESQWQGFQDQCRLYLEMALQVEVQRILLRDAPSVLGSQYVQNTQSVCCLSMAAMLLGLMDTHVIQRTDPEALARLIQGGLMDASFWIAEADNPPQRLAAALDSLDLMLRGLLQVPQVR comes from the coding sequence ATGGCGCCCAAAGCGCGGTCGCAAATGATCGAAGAAACCCGTGGCAAGCTGCTCGAAGCGGCACGGCTGGCTTTCGGCTCGGTGGGCTATGCCCAGACCTCGATGGATGAGTTGACGGCCTCAGTGGGCCTGACCCGTGGTGCGCTGTATCACCATTTCGGTGACAAGAAGGGCTTGTTCCAGGCCGTGGCCCAGCAAATCGATGCCGAACTGGATGCGCAGCTGGCGCAGGTCCTTGAGCAGGCCGAAAGCCAGTGGCAGGGGTTTCAGGATCAGTGCCGTCTGTATCTGGAGATGGCTCTGCAAGTCGAAGTGCAGCGCATTCTGTTACGGGATGCACCCTCGGTGCTGGGCTCGCAATACGTGCAGAACACGCAGTCGGTGTGCTGCCTTTCGATGGCGGCGATGCTGCTGGGGCTGATGGACACACATGTGATACAACGCACCGATCCCGAGGCGTTGGCGCGCCTGATTCAGGGCGGCTTGATGGATGCGTCGTTCTGGATTGCCGAGGCCGACAACCCGCCGCAGCGTCTGGCGGCTGCGCTGGACAGCCTGGACCTGATGCTGCGCGGTTTGCTGCAGGTGCCTCAGGTGCGATAA
- a CDS encoding MFS transporter: MANPYREIFSAPGTKAFSGAGLIARMPISMVGIGIITMLAQLHGSYWLAGGVAATFALASALLAPQISRWVDRYGQSRILPGVTAIGVSGLLALLLCSHFGAPDWTLFVFAALSGCMPSMSAMVRARWTELYRGSPKLHTAFSFESVLDEVSFIIGPPISVGLSVALFPQAGPLAAAILLAIGVSVFVLQRKTEPPVHPRSNEHGGSVLRQGAVVILLLALLGLGTIVGTVDVVSVAFAQHQGQPAAASIVLSMYAFGSCVAGLIFGTLKLNMPLPKLFVLGALATSVTMVPLMWVDSVATLAVGMLVAGLFFAPTLITAMGLVENIVPPAKLTEGLTWMITGLGMGVALGAVLGGWVVDAYGAQAGFTVSLAAGGVMVLFAVLGYRLLQDSTVPRAIAA; this comes from the coding sequence ATGGCTAACCCTTATCGCGAGATTTTCAGCGCCCCCGGCACCAAGGCTTTCAGCGGCGCGGGCCTGATCGCACGGATGCCGATATCCATGGTCGGCATCGGCATCATCACCATGCTTGCGCAGTTGCACGGTTCCTATTGGCTGGCCGGTGGCGTGGCTGCCACCTTTGCCCTGGCCAGTGCCCTGCTGGCACCGCAGATTTCACGCTGGGTCGACCGCTACGGCCAGAGCCGCATCCTGCCGGGCGTCACCGCCATTGGCGTCAGCGGCCTGCTGGCTTTGCTGCTGTGCAGCCATTTTGGCGCGCCGGACTGGACGCTGTTTGTGTTCGCCGCACTGTCGGGCTGCATGCCCAGCATGTCAGCGATGGTGCGGGCACGCTGGACCGAGCTGTACCGCGGCTCGCCCAAATTGCACACCGCGTTTTCATTCGAGTCGGTACTCGATGAGGTCAGCTTCATTATCGGCCCGCCGATTTCCGTGGGCCTGAGCGTCGCCCTGTTCCCCCAGGCCGGGCCACTGGCGGCAGCCATCCTGCTAGCCATTGGCGTCAGCGTGTTTGTGCTGCAACGCAAAACCGAACCGCCGGTACATCCGCGCAGCAACGAACACGGTGGCAGCGTATTGCGCCAGGGCGCCGTGGTGATCCTGCTGCTGGCCCTGCTTGGGCTGGGGACGATTGTGGGCACAGTGGACGTGGTCAGCGTGGCCTTTGCCCAACATCAGGGCCAGCCTGCGGCTGCCAGCATCGTACTGTCGATGTACGCCTTCGGTTCCTGTGTCGCCGGGCTGATCTTCGGCACACTCAAACTGAACATGCCGCTGCCCAAACTGTTTGTGCTGGGGGCACTGGCCACTTCGGTCACGATGGTGCCACTGATGTGGGTCGACAGCGTCGCCACGCTGGCCGTGGGAATGCTGGTCGCCGGGCTGTTTTTTGCGCCAACCCTGATCACCGCCATGGGCCTGGTGGAAAACATCGTACCGCCCGCCAAACTGACCGAGGGCCTGACCTGGATGATTACCGGCCTGGGCATGGGGGTTGCGCTTGGCGCCGTCCTGGGTGGCTGGGTGGTGGACGCTTACGGCGCCCAGGCCGGATTTACCGTTTCACTGGCTGCCGGTGGCGTGATGGTGCTGTTCGCCGTGCTCGGTTACCGCCTGCTGCAGGACAGCACCGTACCCCGCGCCATAGCGGCCTAG
- a CDS encoding DUF808 domain-containing protein produces the protein MAGSSLLMLLDDIAAVLDDVALMTKVAAKKTAGVLGDDLALNAQQVSGVRADRELPVVWAVAKGSFRNKLILVPAALAISAFVPWAVTPLLMVGGAYLCFEGFEKLAHTFMHRKADTHGERQALQESLAGADVDLAAFEKDKVKGAVRTDFILSAEIIAITLGIVSESPLMQQVVVLSGIAIVMTIGVYGLVGGIVKLDDAGLYLSKKTGDGVWPRFQRSFGHGVLNTAPYMMKSLSVIGTAAMFMVGGGILTHGVPALHHWVEGVAQSSAQWLGVVSAIVPTLLNAVAGIIAGAVVLAVVAGASKVWRAVKG, from the coding sequence ATGGCTGGCAGTAGTTTGCTGATGTTGCTCGACGATATCGCCGCAGTACTCGATGACGTCGCACTGATGACCAAAGTGGCCGCCAAAAAAACCGCCGGTGTGCTGGGTGATGACCTCGCGCTCAATGCCCAGCAGGTCTCGGGTGTAAGGGCTGACCGGGAGTTGCCCGTGGTATGGGCCGTGGCCAAGGGCTCGTTTCGCAACAAGCTGATCCTGGTGCCCGCAGCACTGGCCATCAGCGCATTTGTGCCGTGGGCCGTGACGCCGCTGTTGATGGTGGGCGGTGCTTATTTATGTTTTGAAGGCTTCGAGAAGCTGGCCCACACCTTTATGCACCGTAAGGCCGACACCCATGGCGAGCGCCAGGCGTTGCAAGAGTCGCTGGCCGGTGCGGACGTCGATCTGGCAGCGTTCGAAAAGGACAAGGTCAAAGGCGCGGTGCGTACGGACTTCATTCTTTCGGCCGAAATTATTGCCATCACCCTGGGGATCGTGTCCGAGTCACCGCTGATGCAGCAAGTGGTCGTGCTCTCGGGCATCGCCATTGTGATGACCATCGGGGTGTATGGCCTGGTAGGGGGCATCGTCAAACTCGACGACGCTGGCCTGTACCTGAGCAAGAAGACCGGCGATGGTGTGTGGCCACGTTTTCAACGCAGTTTTGGTCACGGTGTGCTGAACACAGCCCCTTACATGATGAAAAGCCTGTCGGTGATTGGCACGGCGGCGATGTTTATGGTCGGCGGCGGCATCCTGACCCACGGCGTGCCGGCGCTGCATCATTGGGTCGAAGGCGTGGCACAAAGCAGCGCGCAATGGCTGGGTGTGGTCTCGGCAATCGTGCCGACCTTGCTCAACGCCGTGGCCGGCATTATTGCCGGCGCAGTGGTGCTGGCCGTGGTGGCGGGTGCGAGCAAGGTCTGGCGCGCGGTCAAAGGCTAG
- a CDS encoding TetR/AcrR family transcriptional regulator — protein sequence MSSIRERNKELILRAASEEFADKGFAASKTSDIAAKAGVPKPNVYYYFKSKENLYREVLESIIDPILRASTPFNADGEPNEVLSNYIRSKILISRDLPFASKVFASEIMHGAPHLSEKQVEQLNAQARHNIECIQIWIDRGQIAPIDPHHLMFSIWAATQTYADFDWQITAITGKAKLEDSDYEAATQTIIRLVLKGCAPDR from the coding sequence ATGAGCAGTATCCGCGAGCGTAATAAAGAACTGATTTTGCGTGCCGCCAGCGAAGAGTTTGCTGACAAGGGATTTGCCGCCAGCAAAACCAGCGACATCGCGGCCAAGGCAGGCGTGCCCAAGCCCAACGTCTACTACTACTTCAAATCCAAGGAGAACCTCTATCGCGAGGTGCTCGAAAGCATTATCGACCCGATTCTGCGGGCTTCGACGCCGTTCAATGCCGACGGCGAACCGAACGAAGTGCTGAGCAACTACATCCGCTCGAAAATCCTGATTTCCCGCGACCTGCCGTTTGCGTCCAAGGTTTTCGCCAGTGAAATCATGCACGGTGCGCCGCACCTGAGTGAAAAACAGGTCGAGCAGCTAAACGCCCAGGCCCGTCACAACATCGAGTGCATCCAGATCTGGATCGACCGCGGCCAGATCGCCCCGATCGACCCGCATCACCTGATGTTCAGCATCTGGGCCGCAACCCAGACCTACGCCGACTTCGACTGGCAAATAACCGCCATCACCGGCAAGGCCAAACTGGAAGACAGCGACTACGAAGCCGCGACACAGACCATTATCCGGCTGGTGCTCAAGGGTTGTGCGCCGGACCGGTAG